Proteins encoded within one genomic window of Bacillota bacterium:
- a CDS encoding IS110 family transposase — protein sequence MREVVRYRKNMIDERSREINRLEKTLEGANIKLSSFVSDLNGVSSRKMLEQALIGEVDESNIDSLIHHSMKEKREALLLAMEGVFSPTLKFLARNILEYIDDLTRSIKNLDDVIDEQIESNENAIRKNAGIQDIT from the coding sequence TTGAGAGAAGTGGTGCGTTACCGCAAAAACATGATTGATGAACGTTCCAGAGAAATCAACCGTTTAGAAAAGACCCTGGAGGGCGCCAATATAAAGTTGAGCTCATTTGTTTCTGATCTGAACGGTGTAAGCAGCCGCAAGATGCTTGAGCAGGCACTGATTGGTGAAGTCGACGAATCAAATATTGATTCTTTGATTCACCATTCCATGAAAGAAAAAAGGGAAGCGCTTCTTCTTGCTATGGAAGGTGTTTTTTCCCCGACACTCAAGTTTTTAGCAAGAAATATTTTAGAATATATCGATGATTTAACCAGAAGCATCAAAAATCTGGATGATGTCATCGATGAGCAGATTGAAAGCAACGAAAATGCCATCAGAAAAAATGCGGGGATTCAAGATATCACCTAG